The proteins below come from a single Pseudomonas chlororaphis genomic window:
- a CDS encoding fumarylacetoacetate hydrolase has protein sequence MNMPEYVFTPDLPVTLPVVGTAQRFPVGRVFCVGRNYPWPDTQGQNRQPPVFFMKPASSVVDAVGEVPYPPVTEEFVHEIELVVAIGEGGANIPEDQALAYVWGYAVGLDLTRRDVQRRAKRNGLPWEGAKVFEAAAPMTAIVPVSRAGHPEGELWLNVNGQERQRDSLDSQIWSVSEVISRISQSVALRAGDLIMTGSPAGVDLLEPGDVINAGIDGLGQLEMRVGQRP, from the coding sequence ATGAACATGCCCGAGTACGTCTTTACCCCGGACTTGCCAGTGACCTTGCCGGTGGTCGGCACTGCGCAACGCTTTCCCGTCGGCCGGGTGTTTTGTGTCGGTCGCAACTACCCGTGGCCCGACACCCAGGGCCAGAACCGCCAGCCACCGGTGTTCTTCATGAAGCCGGCCAGCAGTGTGGTGGATGCGGTCGGTGAAGTGCCGTACCCGCCGGTGACGGAAGAATTCGTTCACGAAATCGAACTGGTCGTGGCCATCGGCGAAGGTGGCGCGAATATTCCCGAGGACCAGGCGCTGGCCTATGTCTGGGGCTACGCCGTGGGGCTCGACCTGACCCGGCGTGATGTCCAGCGCCGGGCCAAGCGCAACGGCCTGCCCTGGGAAGGCGCCAAGGTGTTCGAGGCCGCAGCGCCGATGACCGCCATCGTGCCGGTCTCGCGGGCGGGGCACCCCGAAGGTGAATTGTGGCTCAACGTGAACGGCCAGGAGCGCCAGCGCGACAGCCTCGACAGCCAGATCTGGTCGGTCAGTGAAGTGATCAGCCGGATCTCGCAGTCGGTGGCGCTGCGGGCCGGCGATCTGATCATGACCGGGAGCCCGGCAGGCGTGGACCTGTTGGAGCCGGGCGATGTCATCAACGCCGGCATCGATGGCCTCGGCCAACTGGAAATGCGCGTCGGCCAGCGGCCTTGA
- a CDS encoding glucarate transporter gives MSNSHTSQTASAPVIAAARDAAVPGRLPSRRRWFMLSLLLIATIINYIDRVNISIAAPFLAKDLGLDKIEMGLIFSAFAWTYALALVPAGFIADRFGSRFTYGVSLISWSTVTVCQGFATGFASLFGLRLAVGAMEAPAFPANSRAVTVWFPARERGMASSIYVCGQYLGTALFTGALLWLATTYDWRHVFYSTGALGIVFGVAWLYLYRDPMNCKKVSPQELKYIEAGGGLVKSSQERTRFNWRQIAELFSYRQVWAICIGKFASTSALYFFLTWFPTYLIEERQLTMIKAGIFAVLPFVGATVGILLAGIISDLLIRRGYSLSFARKLPLVVGSMLGMSIVLVNFTDSNVICIAILTVAFFAQGIASSSWAAVSEVAPKELIGLTGGITSLAANIGGIVTPIVIGAIVHSTGSFALAFWFIGGVALMGTLSYSLLLGRLYRIELRTR, from the coding sequence ATGTCGAATTCCCACACCTCCCAGACCGCCTCGGCGCCGGTGATCGCCGCCGCCCGGGACGCCGCAGTGCCTGGGCGACTGCCGTCACGGCGGCGCTGGTTCATGCTGTCGTTGCTGTTGATCGCAACCATCATCAACTACATCGACCGGGTCAACATCTCGATCGCCGCGCCTTTCCTGGCCAAGGACCTGGGCCTGGACAAGATCGAGATGGGCCTGATTTTTTCCGCCTTCGCCTGGACCTATGCGCTCGCCCTGGTTCCCGCCGGGTTCATTGCCGATCGCTTCGGTTCACGGTTCACCTACGGGGTGTCGTTGATCAGTTGGTCGACGGTCACCGTGTGCCAGGGCTTTGCCACCGGGTTCGCCTCGTTGTTCGGCTTGCGCCTGGCGGTCGGTGCGATGGAGGCGCCGGCGTTTCCAGCCAACAGCCGAGCCGTCACGGTGTGGTTCCCGGCGCGGGAGCGGGGCATGGCCAGCAGCATCTATGTCTGTGGCCAATACCTGGGCACGGCGTTGTTCACCGGTGCGCTGCTGTGGCTGGCCACCACCTACGACTGGCGGCATGTGTTCTACAGCACCGGCGCCCTCGGCATCGTCTTCGGGGTGGCCTGGTTGTACCTCTATCGCGACCCGATGAACTGCAAGAAAGTCAGCCCGCAGGAACTCAAGTACATCGAAGCCGGCGGTGGGCTGGTCAAGAGCAGCCAGGAACGCACCCGTTTCAACTGGCGGCAGATTGCCGAGCTGTTCAGCTATCGGCAGGTCTGGGCGATTTGCATTGGCAAGTTCGCCAGCACCTCGGCGCTGTACTTCTTCCTTACCTGGTTCCCCACGTACCTGATCGAAGAACGCCAACTGACCATGATCAAGGCCGGGATCTTCGCCGTGCTGCCGTTCGTGGGCGCGACCGTCGGCATCCTGCTGGCCGGGATTATCTCCGACCTGTTGATCCGTCGCGGCTATTCGCTGTCCTTTGCACGCAAGTTGCCGCTGGTGGTCGGGTCGATGCTGGGCATGTCCATCGTGCTGGTCAATTTCACCGATTCGAACGTGATCTGCATTGCCATCCTGACCGTCGCCTTCTTCGCCCAGGGCATTGCCTCGTCCTCGTGGGCGGCGGTGTCGGAGGTGGCGCCCAAGGAACTGATCGGGCTGACCGGAGGCATCACCAGCCTGGCGGCGAACATCGGCGGCATCGTCACGCCCATCGTGATCGGCGCGATCGTCCACAGCACCGGCTCGTTTGCCCTGGCGTTCTGGTTCATTGGCGGCGTGGCACTGATGGGCACGTTGTCCTATTCGCTGCTGCTCGGCCGCTTGTACCGCATCGAACTGCGGACGCGCTGA
- a CDS encoding AraC family transcriptional regulator, which produces MPAPSRVPTYVMQQRSELTDFYIRDKKGRRAETSPHRHEYFQIQINLGGDTVQHIGNVERPFPRNTLAFILPHRVHVIPHPANSNFMVINFSQTFLLPHLQCDPMDLEEVSILLAPELSPFRFQEHLDFILADEDFARVCGLIEQMRVLDEHRQFGTREMLKGLLLQLIGSVCALYAEPLKRLAEENAAEVSRRDALGRMSEYLRKNIADPDLNLIKVAAATYLSPTYLTHWLRKEIGKTFTELVLERRMHAARNYLLNGTRPVGEVARLCGFADEAYFSRRFRQIHGQPPGQFRKQQLNPDTPQLPLNT; this is translated from the coding sequence ATGCCAGCACCGAGCCGAGTCCCCACTTATGTCATGCAGCAACGCAGCGAACTGACGGACTTCTACATACGTGACAAAAAAGGCCGGCGCGCTGAAACCAGCCCTCATCGGCACGAGTATTTCCAGATCCAGATCAACCTGGGCGGCGATACGGTGCAGCACATCGGCAACGTCGAACGTCCGTTCCCGCGCAATACCCTGGCCTTCATCCTGCCCCACCGCGTGCATGTGATCCCGCACCCGGCCAACAGCAACTTCATGGTGATCAATTTTTCCCAGACCTTCCTGCTGCCGCACCTGCAGTGCGACCCGATGGACCTGGAGGAAGTCTCGATCCTCCTGGCACCGGAGTTGTCGCCGTTCCGCTTTCAGGAGCACCTGGACTTCATCCTGGCCGACGAGGATTTCGCCCGGGTCTGCGGCCTGATCGAGCAGATGCGCGTGCTCGATGAACACCGCCAGTTCGGCACCCGCGAAATGCTCAAGGGTTTGCTGTTGCAACTGATCGGCAGCGTCTGTGCGCTGTACGCCGAACCGCTCAAGCGCTTGGCCGAGGAAAATGCCGCTGAAGTCAGCCGCCGCGATGCGTTGGGCCGCATGTCCGAATACCTGCGCAAGAACATCGCTGATCCGGACCTCAACCTGATCAAGGTGGCCGCCGCGACCTACCTGTCCCCCACCTACCTGACCCACTGGCTGCGCAAGGAAATCGGCAAGACGTTCACCGAGCTGGTGCTTGAGCGACGGATGCACGCCGCCCGCAATTACCTGCTCAACGGAACGCGCCCGGTGGGCGAGGTGGCGCGCCTGTGCGGGTTTGCCGATGAGGCCTATTTCTCCCGGCGATTTCGCCAGATCCACGGGCAGCCGCCGGGACAGTTCAGGAAACAGCAGTTGAATCCGGACACGCCGCAGTTGCCGTTGAACACCTGA
- a CDS encoding alpha/beta hydrolase codes for MNKALQHSTPQRHLLGSSILALAVFGAFGAANAQSATAAQPVSTEASAPQATPSPFGPLKHVKAGLLNVAYAETGPADGPVVILLHGWPYDIHSYDQVAPLLAAKGYRVLMPYARGYGDTHFLSATTLRNGQPAALASDVIDFMDALKIPHAVLGGYDWGARSADIVSALWPERVKALVSVSGYLIGNQAAGQNPLPPKAELQWWYQFYFATDRGRAGYAKNTHDFAKLIWQTASPKWTFDDATFDRSAKALENPDHVDITVFNYRWRLGLVKGEARYEALEQKLATAPAIRVPTITLEGDANGAPHPAPEDYAKRFTGKYEFRLINGGIGHNLPQEDPQAFAKAVIDADHL; via the coding sequence ATGAACAAGGCATTGCAGCACAGCACACCCCAGCGTCACCTGCTCGGCTCATCGATTCTGGCGCTCGCCGTGTTCGGCGCTTTCGGCGCAGCCAACGCGCAATCGGCAACCGCCGCGCAACCCGTCTCGACCGAAGCGAGCGCTCCCCAGGCAACGCCCTCGCCCTTCGGCCCGCTGAAGCATGTAAAGGCCGGCTTGCTGAACGTGGCGTATGCCGAGACAGGTCCGGCGGATGGGCCGGTGGTGATCCTCCTGCACGGCTGGCCCTACGATATCCACAGTTATGACCAGGTCGCTCCCTTGCTGGCCGCCAAGGGCTATCGGGTGTTGATGCCGTATGCCCGAGGCTATGGCGATACACATTTCCTGTCCGCCACCACGCTGCGCAACGGCCAGCCGGCCGCGCTGGCCAGCGACGTCATCGATTTCATGGATGCACTGAAGATCCCGCACGCCGTGCTGGGCGGCTACGATTGGGGCGCACGCTCGGCGGACATCGTTTCGGCGCTGTGGCCGGAACGGGTCAAGGCCCTGGTGTCGGTCAGCGGCTACCTGATCGGCAACCAGGCGGCCGGCCAGAACCCGCTGCCGCCCAAGGCCGAGTTGCAATGGTGGTATCAGTTCTATTTCGCCACCGATCGCGGCCGCGCCGGGTATGCGAAGAACACCCACGATTTCGCCAAGTTGATCTGGCAAACCGCTTCGCCGAAGTGGACGTTCGACGACGCCACGTTCGACCGCAGCGCCAAGGCCTTGGAAAACCCCGACCATGTCGACATCACCGTCTTCAACTACCGCTGGCGCCTCGGGCTGGTCAAGGGTGAAGCCCGCTACGAGGCACTGGAACAGAAACTGGCCACGGCGCCGGCCATTCGCGTGCCGACCATCACCCTGGAGGGCGATGCCAACGGCGCACCGCACCCGGCGCCCGAGGACTATGCCAAGCGCTTCACCGGCAAATACGAGTTCCGGTTGATCAACGGCGGCATCGGCCACAACCTGCCGCAGGAAGACCCGCAGGCCTTCGCCAAGGCCGTGATCGATGCCGATCATCTGTGA
- a CDS encoding membrane protein codes for MSPHQSLVLLARGGYAARGVIYLIIGLFALLAAKDSSNPKDSHKSLEALLSQPFGHALVGLVVAGLLAFAGWRVLQATRDVDHHGHDLKGWVIRAGLFAGGLVNGALAFFALSLLISGLRRSSGSGGDHTPDLLARLLSWDHSNLLIYLIALVPLGVGIAHIIKGWKASFEKYFEADEDVMRYVRPVSRFGLVARGVVFIEIALLLMVSGSAYEAMDPPGMKEALNALQNLPAGGVALMVMALGLIAFSVYSFSEAAWRKINMDVPGVPDT; via the coding sequence ATGTCCCCACACCAGAGCCTGGTTTTACTGGCCCGCGGTGGCTATGCCGCTCGTGGCGTCATCTACCTGATCATCGGCCTGTTCGCCCTGCTCGCCGCCAAAGACTCAAGCAACCCGAAAGACAGTCACAAGAGCCTGGAAGCGTTGCTGAGCCAACCTTTCGGCCACGCGCTGGTGGGACTGGTGGTGGCAGGTCTGCTCGCTTTCGCCGGCTGGCGCGTGTTGCAAGCCACCCGCGATGTCGACCACCACGGCCACGATCTCAAGGGCTGGGTCATTCGTGCAGGCTTGTTCGCTGGAGGCCTGGTCAACGGTGCGCTGGCATTCTTCGCATTGAGCCTGCTCATCAGCGGCCTCAGGCGGTCGAGCGGCTCCGGCGGTGATCACACCCCCGACCTGCTCGCCCGCCTGCTGTCCTGGGACCACTCGAACCTGCTGATTTACCTGATCGCCCTGGTGCCGCTGGGCGTAGGCATCGCGCACATCATCAAGGGCTGGAAAGCATCGTTCGAAAAGTACTTTGAAGCTGACGAAGACGTCATGCGTTATGTGCGCCCCGTGTCGCGCTTCGGCCTGGTCGCGCGTGGCGTGGTCTTCATCGAGATCGCCCTGTTGTTGATGGTCAGCGGCTCGGCCTACGAGGCCATGGACCCACCGGGGATGAAAGAGGCCCTCAATGCGCTCCAGAACCTGCCGGCCGGCGGTGTAGCCCTGATGGTGATGGCCTTGGGCTTGATCGCTTTTTCGGTCTACAGCTTTTCCGAAGCCGCCTGGCGCAAGATCAACATGGACGTGCCTGGAGTGCCGGACACCTGA
- a CDS encoding ketosteroid isomerase, translating into MSSALRPLAIALSLALSMSSAWASENANADRLRQAFTNWQQGKGTVFDLLAPNATWTVAGSSPVSGVYKSKADLMEQAVRPISARLATPISPTVQSIVAEDDVVVVLWSGQATALDRKPYNNTYLWHMTFTQGQITEVKAFLDTYALNDLMRRVEPAQQ; encoded by the coding sequence ATGAGTTCGGCTTTGCGCCCTCTAGCGATCGCACTATCGCTGGCTCTTTCAATGAGCTCAGCCTGGGCGTCGGAAAACGCCAATGCAGATCGACTGCGCCAGGCATTCACGAACTGGCAGCAAGGCAAAGGCACCGTGTTCGATCTATTGGCGCCCAATGCCACATGGACGGTCGCCGGATCCAGTCCTGTGTCGGGCGTGTACAAGAGCAAGGCCGATTTAATGGAACAAGCCGTACGGCCGATCAGTGCTCGGTTGGCGACGCCTATTTCGCCCACCGTTCAAAGCATTGTTGCCGAAGACGACGTTGTGGTCGTGCTGTGGAGCGGCCAGGCAACCGCACTGGATCGTAAACCCTATAACAACACGTACCTATGGCACATGACATTCACGCAGGGGCAGATTACCGAGGTAAAGGCTTTTCTCGACACGTATGCGCTGAACGATCTTATGCGTCGCGTGGAACCTGCACAGCAATAA
- a CDS encoding RopAA-2: MDTINVSANREMTRVPDELQPDAAPQVSHSPNLGPTGLAMSSRLQDHFEAHLERDADSGHPLASTASPHNRELNAIRDDRAQRLEAKGYNVHDMEKVEKNAARADRLFASIKSGMGGTPFAALTEAGNFSPSILQVGGQHANTVRQAAIENAMSCLYAGMADAAGNKMIAGLKPGYYLKPDSQALHPALQASVAQKLLALDKGPLRNAFDEANKWLVGFAVRNTAMYASTLAMTAAGREELDAILQPALRPVTAILVGIAIEHYAVSRDRTNHLAEPAMLYGRRDAVPQGQPHKPLDQETEWLDDFETLKDLDATALVKMVSARLGEGSATALNAIISGDALKEILDPVSVLGNGLLTGGFSAMGAATTATANLAKSRQLGAMAATAASEGVKNVLGTLAFGLWAAGASLGGSLPKKATEAVDAHVPKAVEGSADAVGRVAVKGGELALKTSLSGAKFAKEVAVSGASHTKSAVQAAGDGVISAAGVIGSTSQSAWDKSIGALRQRTVASSQGPAVQGQNIPLQPLTAAQTPATSSAPTRPAAQDDGDIV; this comes from the coding sequence ATGGATACGATTAATGTGAGTGCAAACCGCGAGATGACGCGTGTACCTGATGAGCTACAGCCCGATGCAGCGCCACAGGTCTCCCACTCTCCCAACCTCGGCCCTACCGGGCTGGCGATGAGTAGCCGGCTTCAAGACCATTTCGAGGCTCACCTGGAGAGAGATGCCGACTCCGGCCACCCCCTTGCCTCGACCGCAAGCCCCCACAACAGGGAGCTGAACGCGATTCGCGATGACCGTGCCCAACGGTTAGAGGCGAAGGGCTATAACGTCCATGACATGGAGAAGGTGGAAAAAAACGCGGCCAGAGCCGACAGACTGTTTGCATCAATAAAGTCGGGGATGGGGGGGACGCCCTTTGCAGCGCTTACCGAGGCAGGTAATTTCAGTCCGTCCATCCTTCAGGTAGGGGGCCAGCATGCCAATACCGTACGCCAAGCGGCGATAGAGAACGCTATGTCATGCTTGTATGCCGGTATGGCTGATGCTGCCGGCAACAAGATGATTGCAGGCCTCAAGCCGGGTTACTACCTTAAGCCCGATAGCCAAGCACTGCACCCGGCGCTTCAAGCGTCAGTGGCGCAAAAGCTGCTGGCATTGGACAAAGGCCCATTGCGCAACGCCTTCGACGAAGCCAATAAGTGGCTTGTCGGGTTTGCCGTCCGTAATACCGCGATGTACGCATCGACGCTGGCCATGACGGCTGCCGGCCGAGAGGAGCTGGATGCCATCCTGCAGCCCGCCCTACGCCCCGTCACGGCTATCCTCGTGGGCATCGCAATTGAGCATTACGCTGTGAGCCGCGATCGCACGAACCACTTGGCCGAGCCAGCAATGCTCTATGGTCGTCGAGATGCTGTACCGCAGGGGCAGCCTCATAAGCCTCTTGATCAAGAGACCGAATGGCTGGATGACTTCGAGACTTTAAAGGATCTCGATGCCACTGCCCTGGTCAAGATGGTCTCCGCGCGGCTTGGTGAAGGCTCGGCTACAGCTCTGAATGCGATCATCAGCGGCGATGCCCTGAAAGAGATCCTGGACCCGGTCAGTGTCCTGGGAAATGGCCTCCTGACTGGGGGATTTTCTGCGATGGGCGCGGCTACAACCGCCACGGCCAACTTGGCCAAATCCAGGCAACTAGGGGCAATGGCCGCTACCGCTGCCTCGGAGGGGGTAAAAAACGTATTGGGTACACTGGCTTTCGGGCTGTGGGCAGCCGGCGCCTCGCTAGGTGGCTCACTACCGAAAAAAGCCACCGAGGCTGTCGATGCCCATGTACCCAAAGCAGTAGAAGGGAGCGCAGATGCCGTGGGCAGAGTGGCCGTCAAAGGCGGTGAGCTTGCACTCAAGACATCGCTCAGCGGCGCCAAGTTTGCCAAAGAGGTCGCTGTTTCAGGGGCCAGCCACACCAAAAGTGCAGTTCAAGCGGCAGGGGATGGCGTCATCAGCGCCGCTGGCGTCATTGGCTCCACCTCCCAATCGGCCTGGGACAAAAGCATTGGAGCGCTGAGGCAACGCACGGTGGCCTCCTCCCAAGGCCCAGCCGTTCAAGGTCAGAACATACCCCTGCAGCCGCTCACCGCTGCGCAGACCCCAGCAACGTCCTCAGCGCCCACACGCCCCGCCGCCCAGGATGATGGAGACATTGTGTAA